The DNA region gaCTTTGTATCCAAGCTGCAACCTTCACCTTGCACAAAACCACTCACTCTTCAAGATGCCAAGGACCATCAGGGGTCTTCTTACCTCTTCTCACCAAATTGGAAAATACCAAATGGAGACTATCTGTGAATGAAAGAGAACAGATTCAGTATTGGCTGCTGgttttcaataaaatgttgtttgtaATTTGTTCCTTTATATGATACAAGCTGTCCATGAGACCAACAGCATTACAGAACTACAGAGCATGTATGGTCCTCAGATGTACTGGTATTAACATACAGTAATATTAGTAATAAGCAATATCCAAAAAAATCTGGCAGCTTCTTAAGTTGGCAACTTTGTGATGGTTTTTAATTAACTTCATACAACTGGAGCAGATCTTGGTATTTTAAAGGTAAAAACTATGTTACCTCATGTTAGACGTGTCTGGAAAGTTCATATGTTTTTATATGAATTTAATTGGACATCATTATAGTACAATGATTGGGGCTAAATCAGTCATGGAATGTGACTCAAATACTACTTAAGTTAAGTACACATTTGAGGTAATTGTACTTAACCTGAGTAATTCAATCTCATGcaactttatacttttactccactacatttcacagggaaatattgtactttttactccacctCTACTGGCCCTTCTATTTGACAGCTGTAGTTGCTAGTTATTTTGAaaattctgatttttttgtCGTAGATatcagaaaattaattggcaactacTCTGATAATCaagttatttttcattcaaaaatgtgAAGACTTGCAGCTTTTTCCTTTAATTATTTCaacaatttaattattttaataatgttaaggGTTTGGACTGCTGGTTGAACAAAACCAGCATTGTTAATTGGGCTCTGGGTAATTGAGACATTTCTTACAGTTctcaccatttttaaaaaacaatcatccaattaatgaagaaaataatcatctgattaatccataatgaaaaaaaataattagttCATGGTTCCTCAACAATCTACAACAGTTAAACCCTGCTTTTACATCGGTGCATGAGTCATAATAATCTAGATATATGATATTGTAAAAGTCACATTTTTCTGTATTAGTACCTCTACTTTTTAGACAGAGAATACTGTTCTGAATTCTTGTTCCACCGCTGGACTAAGTTCATAACATTTCTTATTGAGCCTTCCCACCTGTGTAGCTTTTTCATTGGTCCATTGTTGATGACTCTTAATTGATCGCCCTCATGTGCAGGTGACGCCTCTGTGCGCACGTGAGCAAAAAGCATCAACAGCCCAGATATGTCttgcaaacaaagaaaagataaaataatttcGATTTTATTTATTGCAGCTGTCTATTTTCACATGTTTCAAGTTAGTCATATGGTAAGTTTaggacagtgggaggaagtttTCACTGCTGACCAACTTCAAGAGTCAAACGCCAACATTTGGGAGAGGATTAAACAAGACGACGACTCACTGCAGCCACATCAGCGCAGATCCAACCCGCCGGGTCTCGCGGAGCTTCGGCCTCAATCTGCTGCTTTCCCCGGAGAGCCGCTCCCGTATATCACTACACCGACACCTGACACTGACGGTAACGTTGACTTTAACCGCTTGTCCTGGACGGCTGGTCATATCAGCCCGGAACCAGGGTCCTCGGCTCCAGACTCTGAGGGTGGATATCAAGCAGATTTTACAGGTTAGAGTtagtttaactttaacttttgtACAGGTGTTTGATCACTGCATATTAAAAAAGGTGTTCAAAGCTTTTCTAAGCTCCAGAGCGAGGTGCGTGAAAGCTGATAAATGCCCTCGaatgatgtcacttgagtcagagTTGGTTTAAGTTAAAGGGTAAaagtctgaaaataaaaaatatgtgtgtgaagTTAGAGAGAAGCGAGTTTTCCAGACCTCTGTAGCTGCTTCTCATCTCTGCGTGAGGCTAGAGGCTCAAGGCTACAGTAGCTGCCTCAATCTCTAACCAAACTGTCAACGactgagttgcattgtgggtaatgtaggcggTAGGTTTTGACAAGGAAGGAAAAAcgcatggaataaaaaaaatatatgtatgtgtgtgtgtatatgtatgtatatatgtatgtatatatgtgtatatgtatatatgtatgtatatatgtgtatatgtatgtatgtatgtatgtatgtgtatatatatatatatatatatatatatatatatatatatatatatatatatatatatatataaagatatagatatatagatatagatatatatgttTCTGCTGCATCAGTTTAAATGTTCTAGGCTTGCAGTGTTCAATCAGCGGAGTAATTGTTTGGCGGTCACAGTAGTGgaaagtaactagttacatttactcatgCTGTACTTAACTTACTTACCTAGTTACTCTTAACATTTAATTAAGAGCTTTGGTTATATGTTACTTTGCAAATCACGATTTTACTCAGAAAATATatgatcagtttataaaatacgATCCATTGTTACAGATTAAACTATGAAAATTACATGAAGTAGTTAAAATCAGCTCCACCTTGACCAGCTACATTATACTGCTAGTGCTCACATATTAACACCGTTTCTGTGCTTGTACATTTTGACTGCTGGACAAATACTTCTTATAGAGTATTTTTATACTGTggcatttctctttttatttgagTAAGTGTTTTAAATACATTCTTCACCACTGTGCACAGGTGATTTGACATGGAGAAGGTCCCTATTGTTAACTGTTATATATCCTTTAGGTTTTCATGGAGTCCAGGGGATGGTTATGGGCCCATCGTCTGACTCCAGTCCACATTTCTCTGAGTGGCTGGCAATGAGGCCCTTGGTGCAGTGTGATGATAGAGTCATGACCTTCACTGCCTCTGGAGAAGGACTTGCACACCTGTTAGTGGACAGAGGTAAGACATATGATACTATTTATATAGGTAGCAGCAGTGTTTGGACTGGTGCTGTTTCGGTGTTGTGGGTCAGGCTTGTTGCAGAGGATGTATTGAAGACAAATGAGGGACACACAGTTTCAGTGCAGAAACTAGAGGCTTTTATTTCACATAACAAAGGAGAGTAAATGCAAATTTACAGAGTCCGTATTTGCCACCTGTTTGATGCTGCAGGAATGATTACAGCAGCAGTGTCAGGTTTTATACAGGTAATTTAAAACTTGCATGACATTAAAGACTTTGGGTTGGAAACCTGAAGTGTACTATTGATCTTTAGATTAGCTAGGGCTGCAAGTAGCCcttattttgattttgatttttctctcaattaattgtttgtttatgctgtaaaatggcagaaaattaGAACTGCCGGTCAAAATTTCCCGGAGCACAAGATAAAAGTCCTCGAAATTGCTACTTTTCTGCAACTAACGATCTAAAACTCAAAATATAGTGATCAAAAacttagaaataaaacattccTCACACTTAAGAAGCTCAAATATTaatattgggttttttttgtatttaagcTTAATGTGCTTACCCCATTAATCAGGTATCAGAATTGTTAATTTCCTGTGGATCAATTAATCATCCAGTGATTTCACAACCAAGATTAGCTGTTCATCATTTTCTCTTGACAGAGGGAGCCTCTCCCATTTCCCTGTTCCAGTTACCTCCATACTGTGGTTACTCAGTGAGGACGTCATGGAGTGACCTTGAGATGATGGTGCCTTATGATGCCTGTTACATTACACAGGAGGTATCAGCCGCAGCACCTGCATTATATCTCCACCAGTAGTTATTCTTGTGTTCATCAcccctttgtttttctttctgtcagaaTGGAAGTTATGTGCTGCCCCTGTTGTGGTGGGGCAGCCCACTGAAGCTCTCCTGCCCGGTGCAGCTGCCCACTCctgtcccctctctctcccactctgccCCCTCAGTCTTCTGCTCCCCCTATGGCATGGCAGTGCAGATACCAGGGCAGGAGCAGGATATACAAATACTAGGAGTCATAggtatgtttgttttaaatggggaTTAatgctgagtttttttttttctgaaatcatTTGTACTATATATCTTATAAAAGAATCCATGTAGAGTACATTGTGAACCTTATAAGTCCAACTCAATGTGAAATTCGGAGCAAATGAGTTGTCTGGACACAGTTCCAACATGGAGGaggctgagctggcagctagAACGGTGCCACCTCCATAAACACTTAACAATGACAAAAGTGCTGACAGAGCCAGTGGGCAAAACTGAAGGATGGGCACTAAGCTTCAGTAATGATATTAGCCGTAACCACCATATGACCACAGTGCAAGGCAGCAGTTATTATCTAGCCGGGGGGATACAAACATGAACACCATGGTTGGACCggtttaccacaacaaaccacagacaagctcagattacagagggagcgtgacttcattctctgctcaggacgccttcacttcagtgtttctttaaatagcaaatagtggtttgctgtgttaatgctctgaatgtcacatacaggacctttttaattaatttgttcataatatattttgtatttggaAATCCAAGTTAAGCTGAACAGTACTTAAAATCTAGATTAAAATCAGACGAGGGATAGAGTTAACATTCTGCTGTTATCAGTTTCTACACTGATACATTGTAATTTTTTGTAAGATTTATAACGGTATCTTTTAACGCTGTGTATTTAGAATCAGAGTATTTAAATGTGACTATGATGAGGCCAACAAAATGAGGGAATATGTAAAGGGTCATTATCTATCTGTATGCAGTATATTCCCACCAGAATTATATTCCTGGCAACACAGAGAGGGCTTTGAAACAGCACTTAGATCtttatcatggaaaaaaaacatgaagggTCAGCAATTTcctaagacattttaaagacatttcctgGAAAGAAATAAAGCGTGTAATCTGACACTATGTGTACTGAAGCTGTGAAGCTGTTATTTAGTTATTGATGAGTTAATAGATTAGTTAATTGTGTTGAATAGGTGTGTTAATTTGTTGTGGTTTTCCAGAGGTTTTTCAGGAtcgtttgtttgtgtctttatttacacatataaaacaattaaaaggaTACAGTGCATAacataacaacataaacaaaggAAGGACATTCTTCAAAAAAGCACCCAGTTTAATTACTTTTGGCTTATCTGATCGcaataacaaaattaatttaaacatacaCGGTTTATATAATACTTTGGCAAACACATTTCTCTGTAAGTCATTAAACTTACATTCTGACATTCAAACAAAATATGATAGTCATCTCCCGCACAATTGTCATCACAGAGGTTGCAGATCCTCTGGTTTCTGTCCAGCCCTTTATATCTTCCAGTGGCCTTATTAattctgctgttgttttctctaaaattacaaataaccTGTCTGTACTTTTGGTTTTCATGCAACAAATACCTCTCCAGTTTAAACTCTTGTTTGATTTTGGCATATATATATCACATGATGTCATACTTCTGAGCTCACTTTGCCACTTTTGTATAAACTGATCTTTTAGCCTCTGTTCAACAGTTAGCTTTAACCagcttttgtgtgtgtcagatgtgATAGAGGGTTTCTTTACCCTCTATCAGCCTCCCCCAGTAGTCCATTATTCTCTTTTTAACTGCAATACAGAGTGGATGTCATCCTAACTTGTATTTAAAAGTGTCATTCTCTGGGCAGCATATTATAGGAAATAATTACAGCTATGTAATATACATTATTTGTATGCATCTATACACAAATGTACAGTACAAtgtataaaatactaaaataaatatttgacattttatgttttatttattcacttcGTTGAGACATTATATTGTCTGCAAGTTTTATTGAGTTGTTTACTAAAACattaaactaaaatataaaCTATTTCCCTGTAATTAGTAGTATACAGTTCTTTCCAGAGCACCACCTAGGAAATTATGGACTGGTAAAACAAATCGTCACTGTTTTATTTCCTAACATGATCCTGatcttttaattatttattttgttggcCTAAAAACTGTGAAATTTAAACATCCTGAGTCTTAAAAAGAAGGctctaaaaatgtgtttttcaactGCATAATGTGAACTCTCTGAAATAGATAGGCTACCTCAGTGGTCTCTTCAACTCTGAATCAGGACCATTATCAACTGTATAAGACTGACTACAAAAACATGTGCAAACCTCTTCACAGTGAATGGAGGCTGGGCTCAGTTTGTATCCGAAGAGTGTGCGTACCGTGTCCCCTCCCATTCTGGGGAACTTGCCTTCTTCATCTCCTACGGTGCTCCTTGTATCACTAGCAGAGTAAGTTATTAAACTTGAATAGCTTACTGTGGTGGGCTGCTGGCTTGTACcaataataattttatattgGGCTTCTTTTCAGGACGGTTTTCACCTCCATTATATATCAGATGATCAGGAATACATCCTCTCCTGTCCAGCCAATCCTCAGTTCCCCTACGTCCCCTCTCCTCCTTCGTCACCAGTTGACCCTCAGATCCCTTCTGTCCCAGATCCTGcacccacctcccctcctcctcccccacctcAACCTCCAACTCAGGAGCATATTGCTCAGGTTCCTGACTACCCCCACTACCCTTATCCTGGACTCCAGCACCCCCAGCTTCCCCAGGTCTACCCTCCTGGCCCACAACCTGCCCGCCCACCTCGACCCACTCCTGGCAGTCCTCCTGGGACCCAGCCCCAGCAGCCCCAGGGGTTCCTCTACCCCACAGGGCCTGGCAAGCTGCCCTCTTCTCCTGAAGAGCACCAAAAATACCCTTCCTCTCCTTACCAGCCTCCAGCACTGCTACAAGCTACATCCAACCCAGATCTTAACGTAGTGCAGGAAAGTTCTCTCTATCAAGTTCCTAAATTGCCTGTTGGCCCTTCACAACATGCATCTGGTGTCTATTACCCTTATGTGCCTTTCTATTACCCTGCAGTGACACCAGCTCCAACCTCTGCTACAAAAAgtactactaccactactattTCTCCAGCTACCCACCGACCCAAACCTCCAGCAAATCCTTATTACTCTCAGTATTATTTTCAGATGCCTTACTATCCTGTACCAGCTGCAGCACCAGTGACTCAAGCACCTGCTCTTCTCCCTCCCAGCCCATTgtcacctcctccctctccacCAAAACAACCTATAAGTCCACAGTACATAGGTGGTCCATTTTATCCCCCTGCTTCTCACTATGAATGGCCCTACCCTGGTCTTGGGGTGCAGCCTGCTTCCACTTCACTTCTTACTCATCCTGGTATTGctccatctccctctcctccacctcctacCACCACAACTACCACcaagtcagtggttcccaaagaGCCTGACAGTCCCAGCCATCCCATTGGCCACGTTCATCCCCAAAGACCCATTTACTTCTCACCGCCCACACCTCCACCGCCTGTCAAAAAGAAAGCTCAAGTTATTCCTCACGAAACTCAGGAACTAGTGACTCCACAAGCCGCCTGCCCCCCATACACTCACACCATTTGTAGCCACTACCCTCATCCCTATTACCACTATTATTCCTATTATCATCCTCTTTACCCGCCACACTACCCTCCACCTTACCCTCCTATGCCCCAGTATCCAGAGACTCAACCACC from Epinephelus fuscoguttatus linkage group LG3, E.fuscoguttatus.final_Chr_v1 includes:
- the LOC125885628 gene encoding uncharacterized protein LOC125885628, yielding MSCKQRKDKIISILFIAAVYFHMFQVSHMVSLGQWEEVFTADQLQESNANIWERIKQDDDSLQPHQRRSNPPGLAELRPQSAAFPGEPLPYITTPTPDTDGNVDFNRLSWTAGHISPEPGSSAPDSEGGYQADFTGFHGVQGMVMGPSSDSSPHFSEWLAMRPLVQCDDRVMTFTASGEGLAHLLVDREGASPISLFQLPPYCGYSVRTSWSDLEMMVPYDACYITQENGSYVLPLLWWGSPLKLSCPVQLPTPVPSLSHSAPSVFCSPYGMAVQIPGQEQDIQILGVIVNGGWAQFVSEECAYRVPSHSGELAFFISYGAPCITSRDGFHLHYISDDQEYILSCPANPQFPYVPSPPSSPVDPQIPSVPDPAPTSPPPPPPQPPTQEHIAQVPDYPHYPYPGLQHPQLPQVYPPGPQPARPPRPTPGSPPGTQPQQPQGFLYPTGPGKLPSSPEEHQKYPSSPYQPPALLQATSNPDLNVVQESSLYQVPKLPVGPSQHASGVYYPYVPFYYPAVTPAPTSATKSTTTTTISPATHRPKPPANPYYSQYYFQMPYYPVPAAAPVTQAPALLPPSPLSPPPSPPKQPISPQYIGGPFYPPASHYEWPYPGLGVQPASTSLLTHPGIAPSPSPPPPTTTTTTKSVVPKEPDSPSHPIGHVHPQRPIYFSPPTPPPPVKKKAQVIPHETQELVTPQAACPPYTHTICSHYPHPYYHYYSYYHPLYPPHYPPPYPPMPQYPETQPPVTPTKPSTTTTTTTPATTVSTTTAGPTPQVPYLQCLKGKMVVFLPFAHPDSIQVRDQMKTWLFVSAVSPLCGYMLQMAEGSGVILHSPLPACHSQRRTPTTISLPLRFWDLSMAQYRILDLQCSYQMTPETPAPVTPSVSPTPPSTTKGNANPPVVPKPRVICSSDLMIVELASGPISGIVVKDIKGNKMNLQDAPKHCGYSARKGKDGKIRLSLELHSRCHMSVQGKMYIIVVIFMTANGRQEAQFSCPVVVPGPGQECNLPSEQRLPCGRGSLSQPQCLSMGCCFIKHPPACYYPMDVCTIDRHFVFSVPASLTDPPLNPALLVAAGNSTCKPQRVTSDYALFKIPMDGCGTRRLTAGKTVIYMVEVINKVQAISLNFGTITRDSPVRLLVECRFLPGTVLSVSYLVKTPTLGPEVKTQGILGVQLRIAKDAQYSSYYPQYHQPLQMLLGKPLYLEVRLLNAPDPNLVLLVHYCVAYPRSGKAVWLLLYNGCPNPLDPALQQAVLYDPRPPSPQAQTRRFTISTFQFLPDGEFKDPNEEIYFMCSTEICSPRDGPCVEGCFGQ